Proteins encoded together in one Telopea speciosissima isolate NSW1024214 ecotype Mountain lineage chromosome 4, Tspe_v1, whole genome shotgun sequence window:
- the LOC122659911 gene encoding auxin-responsive protein SAUR50-like, which translates to MASATKKVDKIRQIVQLKQVIKRWKAMSLRCRSVLSYPDDSESDSNSGSSRRIPPGFLAVYVGLERKRFLIPTRYLNLPIFISLLQKAEEEFGYQAHGGLALPCDVGFFKELLKVLEKDEQSFRRLELDEFLKMFSEVGLDSCKEGNNSCNGFTPLLQKARV; encoded by the coding sequence ATGGCGAGCGCCACTAAGAAGGTCGATAAAATTCGTCAAATCGTTCAACTGAAACAAGTGATAAAGCGTTGGAAGGCAATGAGCCTCAGGTGCCGTTCAGTACTCTCTTACCCTGACGACTCAGAATCGGATTCCAACTCCGGTTCCTCCCGCCGCATTCCTCCCGGTTTCCTCGCCGTCTACGTTGGTCTGGAGCGGAAGCGTTTCTTGATTCCAACTCGATACCtcaacctcccgatcttcattTCTCTGCTCCAGAAAGCCGAAGAGGAATTCGGGTATCAGGCCCATGGCGGCCTCGCTTTGCCTTGCGACGTGGGATTTTTTAAAGAGCTTCTGAAGGTTCTTGAGAAGGATGAACAAAGCTTCAGGAGATTGGAGTTGGATGAGTTCTTGAAGATGTTTTCTGAAGTGGGTCTTGATTCGTGTAAGGAAGGGAACAACTCTTGCAATGGATTCACTCCCCTGTTGCAGAAAGCTAGGGTTTGA